In Euphorbia lathyris chromosome 9, ddEupLath1.1, whole genome shotgun sequence, the following are encoded in one genomic region:
- the LOC136205897 gene encoding probable protein phosphatase 2C 5 isoform X1, translated as MLDLLRPLHVSTAEVSRMKPPLVPLGTLIGRELRNEKVEIPFVKYGQAALAKKGEDYFLIKPDCQRIPGDLSTSFSVFAIFDGHNGISAAIFAKENLLNNVLSAIPPESSREEWLQALPRALVAGFVKTDIEFQQRRETSGTTVTFVVVDGWTVTVASVGDSRCILDTQGGVVSLLTVDHRLEENAEERERVTASGGEVGRLNVFGGNEVGPLRCWPGGLCLSRSIGDTDVGEFIVPVPHVKQVKLSNAGGRLIIASDGIWDALNSDVAAKSCRGLPAEIAAKLVVKEALRSRGLKDDTTCLVVDIIPSDVPVLPLIPRKKQNMLTSLLFGKKSLNSVNKATNKLSAVGVVEELFEEGSAMLAERLGKDIPANTNSGLYRCAVCQADETPTTDGLSVNSGSFFSPGSKPWECPFLCPNCQKKKDAMEGKRPSSPIMTA; from the exons ATGCTGGATCTGCTGAGGCCTCTTCATGTTTCAACT GCTGAAGTATCGAGGATGAAACCTCCTCTTGTTCCACTTGGGACCTTGATTGGTCGTGAGCTCAGGAACGAGAAGGTTGAGATACCCTTTGTGAAGTATGGACAAGCTGCATTAGCAAAGAAAGGAGAGGATTATTTTCTGATAAAGCCAGATTGCCAGCGGATTCCTGGGGATTTGTCTACGTCTTTTTCAGTCTTTGCG ATTTTTGATGGGCATAATGGTATATCAGCTGCTATATTTGCGAAGGAGAACCTGTTGAATAATGTTTTGAGTGCAATTCCCCCAGAAAGTAGTCGGGAAGAGTGGCTTCAAGCACTTCCTCGAGCGTTGGTTGCAGGCTTTGTAAAAACTGACATAGAGTTTCAGCAGAGAC GAGAAACTTCTGGGACAACTGTTACATTTGTTGTGGTAGATGGGTGGACTGTTACTGTTGCCTCCGTGGGGGATTCACGATGTATCTTGGACACCCAGGGGGGTGTAGTTTCTCTCTTGACAGTTGATCATAGACTTGAAGAGAATGCAGAAGAGCGGGAGCGTGTAACTGCTAGTGGGGGTGAAGTAGGAAGGCTCAATGTTTTCGGGGGCAATGAG GTTGGCCCCTTACGCTGCTGGCCTGGTGGATTATGTCTTTCTAGATCAATCGGCGACACAGATGTTGGGGAATTCATTGTTCCAGTACCTCACGTTAAGCAAGTAAAG CTATCAAATGCAGGTGGAAGGCTTATTATTGCTTCTGATGGTATTTGGGATGCTTTAAATTCTGATGTGGCTGCAAAATCTTGTCGCGGTTTACCTGCAGAGATTGCTGCGAAACTGGTCGTTAAG GAGGCTTTAAGGTCAAGGGGCCTGAAGGATGATACAACATGCCTCGTTGTTGATATTATCCCGTCTGACGTTCCGGTCTTGCCTCTTATACCAAGGAAGAAGCAAAATATGCTTACTTCACTTCTTTTTGGGAAGAAATCTCTAAATTCCGTGAATAAAGCGACTAATAAGCTTTCTGCTGTTGGAGTGGTGGAGGAGTTGTTTGAAGAGGGTTCGGCTATGCTTGCGGAAAG ATTGGGTAAAGATATTCCTGCAAACACAAACTCCGGACTGTACAGATGTGCTGTATGCCAAGCGGACGAAACACCTACCACCGATGGATTATCAGTAAACTCGGGGTCTTTTTTCTCCCCTGGATCAAAGCCATGGGAATGTCCCTTCCTCTGTCCTAATTGTCAGAAAAAGAAAGACGCCATGGAAGGGAAAAGACCGAGCTCACCCATAATGACTGCATAG
- the LOC136205897 gene encoding probable protein phosphatase 2C 5 isoform X2: MSQAEVSRMKPPLVPLGTLIGRELRNEKVEIPFVKYGQAALAKKGEDYFLIKPDCQRIPGDLSTSFSVFAIFDGHNGISAAIFAKENLLNNVLSAIPPESSREEWLQALPRALVAGFVKTDIEFQQRRETSGTTVTFVVVDGWTVTVASVGDSRCILDTQGGVVSLLTVDHRLEENAEERERVTASGGEVGRLNVFGGNEVGPLRCWPGGLCLSRSIGDTDVGEFIVPVPHVKQVKLSNAGGRLIIASDGIWDALNSDVAAKSCRGLPAEIAAKLVVKEALRSRGLKDDTTCLVVDIIPSDVPVLPLIPRKKQNMLTSLLFGKKSLNSVNKATNKLSAVGVVEELFEEGSAMLAERLGKDIPANTNSGLYRCAVCQADETPTTDGLSVNSGSFFSPGSKPWECPFLCPNCQKKKDAMEGKRPSSPIMTA; the protein is encoded by the exons ATGAGCCAGGCTGAAGTATCGAGGATGAAACCTCCTCTTGTTCCACTTGGGACCTTGATTGGTCGTGAGCTCAGGAACGAGAAGGTTGAGATACCCTTTGTGAAGTATGGACAAGCTGCATTAGCAAAGAAAGGAGAGGATTATTTTCTGATAAAGCCAGATTGCCAGCGGATTCCTGGGGATTTGTCTACGTCTTTTTCAGTCTTTGCG ATTTTTGATGGGCATAATGGTATATCAGCTGCTATATTTGCGAAGGAGAACCTGTTGAATAATGTTTTGAGTGCAATTCCCCCAGAAAGTAGTCGGGAAGAGTGGCTTCAAGCACTTCCTCGAGCGTTGGTTGCAGGCTTTGTAAAAACTGACATAGAGTTTCAGCAGAGAC GAGAAACTTCTGGGACAACTGTTACATTTGTTGTGGTAGATGGGTGGACTGTTACTGTTGCCTCCGTGGGGGATTCACGATGTATCTTGGACACCCAGGGGGGTGTAGTTTCTCTCTTGACAGTTGATCATAGACTTGAAGAGAATGCAGAAGAGCGGGAGCGTGTAACTGCTAGTGGGGGTGAAGTAGGAAGGCTCAATGTTTTCGGGGGCAATGAG GTTGGCCCCTTACGCTGCTGGCCTGGTGGATTATGTCTTTCTAGATCAATCGGCGACACAGATGTTGGGGAATTCATTGTTCCAGTACCTCACGTTAAGCAAGTAAAG CTATCAAATGCAGGTGGAAGGCTTATTATTGCTTCTGATGGTATTTGGGATGCTTTAAATTCTGATGTGGCTGCAAAATCTTGTCGCGGTTTACCTGCAGAGATTGCTGCGAAACTGGTCGTTAAG GAGGCTTTAAGGTCAAGGGGCCTGAAGGATGATACAACATGCCTCGTTGTTGATATTATCCCGTCTGACGTTCCGGTCTTGCCTCTTATACCAAGGAAGAAGCAAAATATGCTTACTTCACTTCTTTTTGGGAAGAAATCTCTAAATTCCGTGAATAAAGCGACTAATAAGCTTTCTGCTGTTGGAGTGGTGGAGGAGTTGTTTGAAGAGGGTTCGGCTATGCTTGCGGAAAG ATTGGGTAAAGATATTCCTGCAAACACAAACTCCGGACTGTACAGATGTGCTGTATGCCAAGCGGACGAAACACCTACCACCGATGGATTATCAGTAAACTCGGGGTCTTTTTTCTCCCCTGGATCAAAGCCATGGGAATGTCCCTTCCTCTGTCCTAATTGTCAGAAAAAGAAAGACGCCATGGAAGGGAAAAGACCGAGCTCACCCATAATGACTGCATAG